Proteins encoded in a region of the uncultured Methanobrevibacter sp. genome:
- a CDS encoding glycosyltransferase family 2 protein, whose translation MALISVIIPAYNVEKYLRECLNSVCAQTFTDIEIICVNDGSTDSTLDILKEYESSDDRIKVLSQENQGVSGARNAAMDHITGKYTYFMDSDDVLNENALEQMYNIAEDKSLDMLLFKIINFDDNTKEKQPTNYYDMEYLKEAVGEDIFSYKDLPQDMLFKIAVTPASKFYRSDLLTGIRFPMDLIFEDNVFFIETFIKSERNYFYDEYLSNKRIREGSITHTPNESFMDFIGISEILIDITKTLGLYREYRKGLYNKVISNLYLRYSQVEPDIKQVFFEKIKEYFISKKEEYDNDEVFQESDRRIREIFYSAIESQNPREFELSIRCIDLEDMLEDTELKLKENIEIKNRYNQERLKLFHRSYELSAKLNELANEKIDRKDNV comes from the coding sequence ATGGCTTTGATATCAGTAATTATTCCGGCGTACAATGTTGAAAAATACTTAAGGGAATGTTTAAACAGTGTATGCGCTCAGACATTCACAGACATTGAAATAATATGTGTAAATGACGGATCTACAGATTCCACACTGGATATCCTGAAGGAATATGAATCCTCAGATGACAGAATAAAAGTCCTCTCACAGGAAAACCAGGGAGTCTCCGGTGCACGTAATGCGGCAATGGATCATATTACTGGTAAATACACCTATTTCATGGATTCAGATGATGTGTTAAATGAAAATGCATTGGAGCAAATGTATAATATTGCAGAGGATAAATCCCTTGACATGCTTTTATTCAAGATTATCAATTTCGATGATAATACAAAAGAAAAGCAGCCGACAAACTACTATGACATGGAATATTTAAAGGAGGCTGTCGGCGAAGATATATTCTCATATAAGGATTTACCTCAGGATATGCTTTTTAAAATAGCTGTTACACCTGCAAGTAAATTCTACAGAAGCGATTTATTGACCGGCATAAGATTCCCCATGGATTTGATATTTGAAGACAATGTATTTTTCATAGAAACCTTCATTAAATCCGAAAGAAACTATTTTTATGATGAATACTTAAGCAACAAAAGGATAAGGGAAGGTTCCATTACTCACACCCCTAACGAATCATTCATGGACTTTATCGGCATTTCAGAAATACTAATTGATATAACCAAAACCCTGGGACTTTATAGAGAATACAGGAAAGGCCTTTACAATAAGGTAATATCTAATCTGTATTTAAGATACAGTCAGGTTGAACCTGACATAAAGCAGGTATTCTTTGAGAAAATCAAAGAGTATTTCATCTCCAAAAAAGAGGAATATGACAATGATGAGGTATTCCAGGAAAGTGACAGAAGAATCAGAGAAATCTTTTACAGTGCTATAGAATCCCAGAATCCAAGGGAGTTTGAACTGTCAATCAGATGTATTGATTTGGAAGATATGCTTGAAGACACTGAATTGAAACTCAAGGAAAACATTGAAATCAAAAATCGTTACAATCAGGAAAGGCTCAAACTCTTCCACAGGTCATATGAATTATCCGCAAAACTTAATGAACTTGCAAATGAAAAAATAGACCGTAAAGATAACGTATGA